The following proteins are encoded in a genomic region of Diabrotica virgifera virgifera chromosome 1, PGI_DIABVI_V3a:
- the LOC114338896 gene encoding zinc finger protein 664-like, which yields MDIKAEIKKEPDEYDNELSSEVIRYVQSELSTEVDIKDVKKETQEDDSGFPQINDQMETKKTSLTHSYHKEQQIHAEETILNKSVKVQIEQKPYKCKICLVQFPRQSSLIKHKKIHTGEKHYKCEICFKTFTKADNLKVHLRTHTRETPHKCEICFNQFSQASNLKVHLRVHTGEKPYKCKICSKTFTTAGFPKINIQTEPKKLSPTHSYHNKDQQIHAEETILNKSVKVQIGQEPHKCEICFKQFSGAGNLKRHLRVHTEEKPHKCEICFKQFVAASHLKVHMRIHTGEKPFKCKICFKKFITAGHLNLHLRVHTEEKPYKCEICFKTFTAENNLKIHLRTHTGEKPYKCEICLAQFSQQSSLINHNKVHTGEKPYKCEICLVQFSQQGSLINHNTVHTGEKPYKCEICFKTFTRADSLKIHLQIHTGEKPYKCEICLKQFTKASSSKRHLRVHTGEKPYKCEICFKAFTAGSSLKIHLRKHTSSGAP from the exons ATGGACATTAAAGCAGAAATTAAGAAAGAACCTGACGAATATGACAATGAACTTAGTAGTGAAGTCATACGATATGTGCAAAGTGAGTTATCCACAGAAGTAGATATAAAAGATGTTAAAAAGGAAACACAAGAAGATGATTCAG GTTTCCCCCAAATCAACGATCAAATGGAAACTAAAAAAACATCACTTACACATTCATACCATAAAGAACAACAAATACATGCGGAAGAAACCATATTAAACAAAAGTGTAAAAGTTCAGATAGAacaaaaaccttataagtgtaaaATTTGTCTTGTCCAGTTTCCTCGGCAAAGCAGTTTGATAAAGCATAAGAagatacacactggagaaaagcattacaagtgtgaaatttgtttcaagacATTTACTAAAGCAGATAATTTGAAGGTTCATTTGAGAACACATACAAGGGAAacacctcacaagtgtgaaatttgttttaatcaGTTTAGTCAAGCAAGtaatttgaaagtacatttgagagtgcacactggggaaaaaccttacaagtgtaaaATTTGCTCTAAGACATTTACTACAGCAG GTTTCCCCAAAATCAACATTCAAACGGAACCCAAAAAATTATCACCAACACATTCATACCATAATAAAGACCAACAAATACATGCGGAAGAAACCATATTAAACAAAAGTGTAAAGGTTCAGATTGGACAagaacctcataagtgtgaaatttgttttaagcaatttagtggagcaggtaatttgaaaagacatttgagagtgcacactgaggaaaaacctcacaagtgtgaaatttgttttaagcagtttgttGCAGCAAGTCATTTAAAAGTACATATGAGaatacatactggagaaaaaccattcaaatgtaaaatttgttttaagaagttTATTACAGCAGGTCATTTGAAtttacatttgagagtgcacactgaggaaaaaccttacaagtgtgaaatttgctttAAGACATTTACTGCAGAAAATAATTTGAAGATTCATTTGAGAACACATAcaggggaaaaaccttacaagtgtgaaatttgtcttgCACAGTTTTCTCAGCAAAGCAGTTTGATAAATCATAATAAAGTGCATAccggggaaaaaccttacaagtgtgaaatctgtctTGTACAGTTTTCTCAGCAAGGCAGTTTGATAAATCATAATACAGTacatactggggaaaaaccttacaagtgtgaaatttgttttaagacatttactAGAGCAGAtagtttgaaaatacatttgcaaatacatactggggaaaaaccttataagtgtgaaatttgtttgaagcaattTACCAAAGCAAGTAGTTCGAAacgacatttgagagtgcacacaggggaaaaaccttacaagtgtgaaatttgctttAAGGCATTTACTGCAGGAAGTAGTTTGAAGATTCATTTGCGAAAACATACTAGCAGTGGCGCGCCGTGA